One genomic window of Arachis hypogaea cultivar Tifrunner chromosome 8, arahy.Tifrunner.gnm2.J5K5, whole genome shotgun sequence includes the following:
- the LOC112705594 gene encoding cysteine proteinase COT44 isoform X3 → MPMVLLPLFFRETMASHILSLLLMFFFVTLVSASSSDTSQLFRSWCDHHGKTYSSDEERSYRLKVFLDNYDYVQRHNQMANSPYTLSLNAFADLTHQEFKASHLGALSSSFLRFKNRQDHQPRYHNYNDNNILRQVPSSIDWRNEGAVTPVKNQGSCGACWAFSATGAIEGINKIVTGTLESLSEQELVDCDKKYNSGCEGGLMDYAYQFVIDNHGIDTESDYPFLAHDAACNKNKMKRRVVTIDGYTDVLPSNEKKLLEAVATQPVSVGICGSARAFQLYSQGIFTGPCSTALDHAVLIVGYGSENGVDYWIVKNSWGTSWGMNGYIHMVRNNGSQGICGINMLASYPTKTTPNPPPPPPPGPTKCNLFTYCPAAETCCCSWRVLGLCLSYKCCGLDSAVCCKDNSHCCPQDYPICDIRNAQCLKRVSNGTTTMAYENKDSIRRSRDF, encoded by the exons ATGCCTATGGTCCTTTTGCCCCTATTTTTTCGTGAAACCATGGCTTCGCACATCTTGTCCCTTCTTCTTATGTTCTTCTTCGTCACTCTCGTCTCTGCTTCTTCCTCCGACACTTCCCAACTATTCCGGAGCTGGTGTGACCACCACGGCAAGACATACTCCTCCGACGAAGAGAGAAGCTACCGCCTCAAGGTCTTCCTGGACAACTATGACTATGTCCAGCGTCACAACCAGATGGCTAATTCCCCTTATACCCTCTCCCTCAACGCCTTCGCCGATCTTACCCACCAAGAATTCAAGGCCTCTCATCTTGGCGCTCTTTCCTCTTCCTTCCTCAGATTCAAGAATCGTCAAGATCACCAGCCCCGCTATCACAATTACAATGACAATAATATCCTCCGTCAGGTTCCTTCTTCAATTGATTGGAGAAATGAAGGGGCGGTTACTCCCGTCAAAAACCAAGGAAGCTGCG GGGCTTGTTGGGCGTTCTCTGCAACAGGAGCTATTGAAGGTATAAATAAGATTGTGACAGGGACCCTTGAAAGCCTTTCTGAACAAGAACTGGTTGATTGTGATAAAAAATACAACAGCGGCTGTGAAGGTGGTCTCATGGACTATGCTTATCAATTTGTGATTGATAACCACGGAATCGACACTGAGAGCGATTATCCATTCCTTGCTCATGATGCCGCTTGCAACAAGAACAAG ATGAAGAGGCGTGTTGTTACAATTGATGGTTATACTGATGTGCTCCCAAGTAATGAGAAGAAGCTCCTAGAGGCTGTTGCAACCCAGCCTGTAAGTGTAGGCATATGTGGCAGTGCTAGGGCTTTTCAGTTATACTCTCAG GGTATCTTCACCGGACCATGTTCAACTGCTTTGGATCATGCAGTGTTGATTGTAGGGTATGGTTCAGAGAACGGAGTAGATTATTGGATTGTTAAGAACTCGTGGGGAACATCATGGGGAATGAATGGTTACATACACATGGTGCGAAACAACGGTTCTCAAGGGATATGCGGCATCAACATGCTAGCTTCGTATCCAACTAAGACGACGCCTAATCCTCCTCCTCCGCCACCACCAGGTCCTACAAAATGTAATCTGTTTACTTACTGTCCAGCAGCGGAAACCTGTTGCTGCTCGTGGCGTGTTCTTGGGTTGTGCTTATCATACAAATGCTGTGGGTTAGACTCTGCTGTGTGCTGTAAGGACAATAGCCATTGTTGCCCTCAGGATTATCCTATTTGTGATATAAGAAACGCTCAATGTCTTAAG AGAGTTTCGAATGGGACAACAACGATGGCATATGAGAACAAAGACTCTATCCGTAGGTCAAGAG ATTTTTAG
- the LOC112705594 gene encoding cysteine proteinase COT44 isoform X2 — translation MPMVLLPLFFRETMASHILSLLLMFFFVTLVSASSSDTSQLFRSWCDHHGKTYSSDEERSYRLKVFLDNYDYVQRHNQMANSPYTLSLNAFADLTHQEFKASHLGALSSSFLRFKNRQDHQPRYHNYNDNNILRQVPSSIDWRNEGAVTPVKNQGSCGACWAFSATGAIEGINKIVTGTLESLSEQELVDCDKKYNSGCEGGLMDYAYQFVIDNHGIDTESDYPFLAHDAACNKNKMKRRVVTIDGYTDVLPSNEKKLLEAVATQPVSVGICGSARAFQLYSQGIFTGPCSTALDHAVLIVGYGSENGVDYWIVKNSWGTSWGMNGYIHMVRNNGSQGICGINMLASYPTKTTPNPPPPPPPGPTKCNLFTYCPAAETCCCSWRVLGLCLSYKCCGLDSAVCCKDNSHCCPQDYPICDIRNAQCLKRVSNGTTTMAYENKDSIRRSRGWSSG, via the exons ATGCCTATGGTCCTTTTGCCCCTATTTTTTCGTGAAACCATGGCTTCGCACATCTTGTCCCTTCTTCTTATGTTCTTCTTCGTCACTCTCGTCTCTGCTTCTTCCTCCGACACTTCCCAACTATTCCGGAGCTGGTGTGACCACCACGGCAAGACATACTCCTCCGACGAAGAGAGAAGCTACCGCCTCAAGGTCTTCCTGGACAACTATGACTATGTCCAGCGTCACAACCAGATGGCTAATTCCCCTTATACCCTCTCCCTCAACGCCTTCGCCGATCTTACCCACCAAGAATTCAAGGCCTCTCATCTTGGCGCTCTTTCCTCTTCCTTCCTCAGATTCAAGAATCGTCAAGATCACCAGCCCCGCTATCACAATTACAATGACAATAATATCCTCCGTCAGGTTCCTTCTTCAATTGATTGGAGAAATGAAGGGGCGGTTACTCCCGTCAAAAACCAAGGAAGCTGCG GGGCTTGTTGGGCGTTCTCTGCAACAGGAGCTATTGAAGGTATAAATAAGATTGTGACAGGGACCCTTGAAAGCCTTTCTGAACAAGAACTGGTTGATTGTGATAAAAAATACAACAGCGGCTGTGAAGGTGGTCTCATGGACTATGCTTATCAATTTGTGATTGATAACCACGGAATCGACACTGAGAGCGATTATCCATTCCTTGCTCATGATGCCGCTTGCAACAAGAACAAG ATGAAGAGGCGTGTTGTTACAATTGATGGTTATACTGATGTGCTCCCAAGTAATGAGAAGAAGCTCCTAGAGGCTGTTGCAACCCAGCCTGTAAGTGTAGGCATATGTGGCAGTGCTAGGGCTTTTCAGTTATACTCTCAG GGTATCTTCACCGGACCATGTTCAACTGCTTTGGATCATGCAGTGTTGATTGTAGGGTATGGTTCAGAGAACGGAGTAGATTATTGGATTGTTAAGAACTCGTGGGGAACATCATGGGGAATGAATGGTTACATACACATGGTGCGAAACAACGGTTCTCAAGGGATATGCGGCATCAACATGCTAGCTTCGTATCCAACTAAGACGACGCCTAATCCTCCTCCTCCGCCACCACCAGGTCCTACAAAATGTAATCTGTTTACTTACTGTCCAGCAGCGGAAACCTGTTGCTGCTCGTGGCGTGTTCTTGGGTTGTGCTTATCATACAAATGCTGTGGGTTAGACTCTGCTGTGTGCTGTAAGGACAATAGCCATTGTTGCCCTCAGGATTATCCTATTTGTGATATAAGAAACGCTCAATGTCTTAAG AGAGTTTCGAATGGGACAACAACGATGGCATATGAGAACAAAGACTCTATCCGTAGGTCAAGAGGTTGGAGCTCTGGTTAA
- the LOC112705594 gene encoding cysteine proteinase COT44 isoform X1: MPMVLLPLFFRETMASHILSLLLMFFFVTLVSASSSDTSQLFRSWCDHHGKTYSSDEERSYRLKVFLDNYDYVQRHNQMANSPYTLSLNAFADLTHQEFKASHLGALSSSFLRFKNRQDHQPRYHNYNDNNILRQVPSSIDWRNEGAVTPVKNQGSCGACWAFSATGAIEGINKIVTGTLESLSEQELVDCDKKYNSGCEGGLMDYAYQFVIDNHGIDTESDYPFLAHDAACNKNKMKRRVVTIDGYTDVLPSNEKKLLEAVATQPVSVGICGSARAFQLYSQGIFTGPCSTALDHAVLIVGYGSENGVDYWIVKNSWGTSWGMNGYIHMVRNNGSQGICGINMLASYPTKTTPNPPPPPPPGPTKCNLFTYCPAAETCCCSWRVLGLCLSYKCCGLDSAVCCKDNSHCCPQDYPICDIRNAQCLKRVSNGTTTMAYENKDSIRRSRGIYPWCYFCRYLPLVLFFLPKYKRQTRFPLRRDIPRSSYHIRTTWIN; encoded by the exons ATGCCTATGGTCCTTTTGCCCCTATTTTTTCGTGAAACCATGGCTTCGCACATCTTGTCCCTTCTTCTTATGTTCTTCTTCGTCACTCTCGTCTCTGCTTCTTCCTCCGACACTTCCCAACTATTCCGGAGCTGGTGTGACCACCACGGCAAGACATACTCCTCCGACGAAGAGAGAAGCTACCGCCTCAAGGTCTTCCTGGACAACTATGACTATGTCCAGCGTCACAACCAGATGGCTAATTCCCCTTATACCCTCTCCCTCAACGCCTTCGCCGATCTTACCCACCAAGAATTCAAGGCCTCTCATCTTGGCGCTCTTTCCTCTTCCTTCCTCAGATTCAAGAATCGTCAAGATCACCAGCCCCGCTATCACAATTACAATGACAATAATATCCTCCGTCAGGTTCCTTCTTCAATTGATTGGAGAAATGAAGGGGCGGTTACTCCCGTCAAAAACCAAGGAAGCTGCG GGGCTTGTTGGGCGTTCTCTGCAACAGGAGCTATTGAAGGTATAAATAAGATTGTGACAGGGACCCTTGAAAGCCTTTCTGAACAAGAACTGGTTGATTGTGATAAAAAATACAACAGCGGCTGTGAAGGTGGTCTCATGGACTATGCTTATCAATTTGTGATTGATAACCACGGAATCGACACTGAGAGCGATTATCCATTCCTTGCTCATGATGCCGCTTGCAACAAGAACAAG ATGAAGAGGCGTGTTGTTACAATTGATGGTTATACTGATGTGCTCCCAAGTAATGAGAAGAAGCTCCTAGAGGCTGTTGCAACCCAGCCTGTAAGTGTAGGCATATGTGGCAGTGCTAGGGCTTTTCAGTTATACTCTCAG GGTATCTTCACCGGACCATGTTCAACTGCTTTGGATCATGCAGTGTTGATTGTAGGGTATGGTTCAGAGAACGGAGTAGATTATTGGATTGTTAAGAACTCGTGGGGAACATCATGGGGAATGAATGGTTACATACACATGGTGCGAAACAACGGTTCTCAAGGGATATGCGGCATCAACATGCTAGCTTCGTATCCAACTAAGACGACGCCTAATCCTCCTCCTCCGCCACCACCAGGTCCTACAAAATGTAATCTGTTTACTTACTGTCCAGCAGCGGAAACCTGTTGCTGCTCGTGGCGTGTTCTTGGGTTGTGCTTATCATACAAATGCTGTGGGTTAGACTCTGCTGTGTGCTGTAAGGACAATAGCCATTGTTGCCCTCAGGATTATCCTATTTGTGATATAAGAAACGCTCAATGTCTTAAG AGAGTTTCGAATGGGACAACAACGATGGCATATGAGAACAAAGACTCTATCCGTAGGTCAAGAG
- the LOC112705598 gene encoding uncharacterized protein, which produces MDLDPRQYENIAINDDDIHSIILSYLIHNCYKESVESFIACTGMKQPANYMENMEKRKRIFHFALEGNALKAIELTDQMAQEILQNNKDLHFDLLSLHFVELICSRKCSEALEFAQTKLSPFGKEKKYMEKLEDLMALLAYKDPEKSPMFHLLSLEYRQQVADNLNRAILEHLNLPSYTAMERLIQQTTVVRQCLNQEAGKDGPTPFSLKDFLKS; this is translated from the exons ATGGACCTCGATCCTCGTCAATACGAAAACATT GCTATAAATGATGATGACATCCATAGTATTATTCTGTCATATCTTATACACAATTGCTACAAAGAATCAGTGGAGTCATTCATTGCTTGCACTGGGATGAAGCAGCCAGCAAATTATATGGAAAACAtggagaaaagaaaaa GAATCTTTCACTTTGCACTAGAAGGAAATGCACTTAAGGCTATTGAGCTTACTGACCAGATGGCACAGgaaattttacaaaataataaGGATTTACACTTTGATCTTCTAAGCCTTCATTTTGTGGAGCTCATATGCTCTAGAAAATG CTCAGAAGCCTTGGAGTTTGCACAGACCAAGTTGAGCCCTTTCGGAAAGGAGAAAAAATATATGGAAAAGCTTGAA GACCTCATGGCTCTTCTTGCTTACAAGGACCCAGAGAAGTCCCCAATGTTTCATCTTCTTAGCTTAGAGTATCGACAGCAGGTTGCAGATAATTTGAATCGTGCTATTCTTG AACACTTGAACCTTCCCAGCTACACAGCAATGGAAAGGCTAATACAACAAACTACGGTGGTCAGGCAATGCTTAAATCAAGAGGCTGGCAAG GATGGCCCCACGCCATTTTCTTTGAAGGATTTCCTCAAAAGTTGA